A genome region from Eurosta solidaginis isolate ZX-2024a chromosome 2, ASM4086904v1, whole genome shotgun sequence includes the following:
- the LOC137240847 gene encoding phospholipase A1 2-like, translated as MAESRLNALNEYKSSKFRNQLGDCEPFTVEFIAGLVSKEARQILDPLSRPQQKQLRYDLFTRQNPHKRQVLLTDDSNRLLASNFNASWPVRLSIHGWNGQTTTCSNAAIKDAYLNKGDFNVILVDWSDYSLDINYIRVVTEIFEIARKLNEFTSFLQQQTGVPFSEMYLIGHSAGCHIAGVAGKLLQPDKYGVIYALDTSGPIHRRLDEKWRLAPTDAIYVESIQSDMGLFGFPTDNIGHASFYPNWGLGQPHCPNVTTMEPDFTCDHFGALYFFVESLYNDKAFGAIKCKNYQSIESCTCGCGARQCKANVYMGGEPALPKKGIFYLSTRATMPFGYGDICRIKRPIKPTITRI; from the exons CACTGAATGAATATAAATCTTCAAAATTTCGAAACCAGCTGGGTGATTGTGAGCCATTCACAGTGGAATTCATAGCAGGACTAGTTTCAAAGGAGGCACGTCAAATACTCGACCCTTTATCACGtccacaacaaaaacaattaagaTATGATCTTTTTACGCGCCAAAACCCGCATAAACGACAAGTACTGTTAACTGATGATAGCAACCGGCTATTGGCCTCGAACTTTAATGCAAGCTGGCCTGTAAG ACTCTCCATACATGGTTGGAATGGACAAACGACAACCTGCTCGAATGCCGCCATCAAAGATGCCTACCTCAACAAAGGTGATTTCAATGTAATTTTAGTTGATTGGTCTGATTACTCGTTGGATATAAATTACATACGTGTTGTAACGGAAATTTTTGAAATCGCACGTAAACTAAATGAGTTCACAagcttcttgcaacaacaaaCTGGCGTGCCGTTTAGTGAAATGTATTTGATTGGCCACAGCGCAGGTTGTCATATTGCTGGTGTGGCTGGAAAATTACTACAACCCGACAAGTACGGTGTAATTTATGCATTGGACACATCAGGGCCGATACATCGTCGTTTGGATGAGAAATGGCGTCTCGCACCAACGGATGCCATCTATGTGGAGTCGATACAAAGTGATATGGGGTTATTTGGTTTCCCCACCGATAACATTGGTCATGCTTCTTTCTATCCCAATTGGGGCTTGGGACAACCGCACTGTCCGAATGTAACTACAATGGAACCAGATTTCACGTGCGATCATTTTGgtgctttatatttttttgtagaatCATTGTATAATGACAAAGCTTTTGGCGCAATTAAATGTAAAAACTATCAAAGCATCGAGAGCTGTACATGTGGTTGTGGTGCTCGCCAGTGTAAGgccaatgtttatatgggtggagAGCCTGCTTTGCCGAAGAAAGGTATCTTCTATTTAAGTACGCGTGCAACAATGCCGTTTGGGTATGGTGATATATGTAGAATTAAGAGACCGATTAAACCAACAATAACGCGAATatga